From the genome of Rhinolophus ferrumequinum isolate MPI-CBG mRhiFer1 chromosome 24, mRhiFer1_v1.p, whole genome shotgun sequence:
AATGGACCTTTAAAAAACTATAATGATTGAACTTGAACAAACAATTATATACATTCACTCTGATACTTCCCTGCAGATTCTGTATTATTTGCCTTTTGATATAGtagagtatattaaaaatatgcttGCTTTATCTCCTGTCCCAGATTTCCCAAATTGGGCTTGTCACACTGTAAATTTTAGTCTCACAAATATCTTTTGGTATCAGACACTATAGGTTAAGAACCACTCATACGTTGGAGCCGTTGTTCTTGAAAATTGTGAACAGTGCTACGcatatttgatttttcttggtGTGTTTTATATTATTCCAAACACTAAAGAAAATGTGCTCATCTTTATGCTtcatctccctttctctcttctgtttccccAACACATGGGATTTAATATTCCAGGAGACAGTGCATAAGATGAATTATGTTgtggaaaatatgtttatttgcaaagaaaaaaaattgcagtgtCCTAGCCATGTAAAACCATTGTcatagaaattttaatatataatgtttcttaaaaatcataCAGGGACCAGGTGTTATTGTACTTAACGAGAGAGCAGCCTAGCTATTACTAAAAGTGTGTAAGTTATTACGCTTCCTTTAGGCaatttaccttttatatttttcgATTAGAATTCTTCATGACCCTCTCAGTTACAGACACCCCAAGCTACCATTGCTTATCATTACAGTTTACCTCTTTGCTGTTATAATGtcatgttaaaaatagaaaacagtatttcTAGGGCTAGACATTGCTGCTCTGGGAGCTTTAAGCcagataaatttaaatacaaacttAAAACATTCTTGTTTTGACCAGTCCAGGTGCCCGCCCTCTGCTGCTGTCGGACCCTGAGCCATCTGCAAGCTCCTAATTGTTGCTCCCTGTTCTTTCAGGTCTGCGTGGAGGGGACATCTCAACATGGACAAACTCGGCAATGAAAGTGAAGCAATACCTGAGAACCAAGTTAAGATGGAAAACCAAGAACAGCCACAGGATGCGGGAAAGCCAGAAATGGCTTGTACTCTGGAAGACAAggagaagttagaaaaagaggaaaagatagaaaacaagggAAAGATAGAAGATGAGGAAATACTTAATGATAAGGATAAGCCAGAGGAGGGAAAGCCAAAAGAAGAGGGAGAGCCAGAGAGCGAGGGAAAACCAGAGAGCCAGGGGAAGCTGGAGAGCCAgggaaaaccaaaagaagaaggaaatccagAGAATGAGGGAAAACCAGAGAATGAGGGAAAGCCAAAAGAGGAAGAACAACCAGCCAGTGAACCAAGGGCTGCAGTAAAGCGCCCAGCTGGGGATGATATACCcaagaaagctaaaagaaaaaccaacaaggGGCTGGCTCAGTGCCTCAAGGAATACAAGGAGGCCATACATGATATGCATTTGAGCAATGAGGAGATGATAAGAGAATTTGATGAGATGGCTAGGGTAGAAGATGAGGTGAAGAAAACCAGACAGAAATTGGGGGGGTTTATGTGGATGCAAAAAAGTTTGCAGGACCCTTTCCACCCGAGGGGCCCAAGGGAGCTCAGGGGTGGCTGCAGGGCCCCACAAAGGGGCTTTGAAGACATTCCTTTTGTGTAGTGTCCCCGCAGGCatttgccaggccctgggctgtaAACTTAGGCTAATGTTTTGCTGTAGGGTCACTCATTATCCAGCTGCAGCCCTCTGTTTCAGCAGCAGATTTTCATTCATTGCATGGGAAAATGTCTGGTGCattgtaaaactaaaaaaataaaagattgcaGAACCATATATATGGCATTACTCCATTTttgtaaagctttaaaaatatttaccttgTGATCGATGTACAGAAAAAACTCTGAAAGTTGTGTCGACTAAAAGATTAactggttgaaaaaaaaattgttttaactttgtattttgtcttttagagTATACACTTCTAcagaattctaatttttcatttgatcGGATTTTCACATTAATGCCTTGATAATAATGTCTCACCTGAGTAGGAGATGAGTCACTAGACATGAGAGAGGTGACTGTGTAGGAGCCGTGGGGCCCGGCTTACTGTCACTCCTGTGCAGCAGCAGTataccctttttatttttatttatacttttaattttttattagtttcaggtgtacaaaacaacgtgcTAGAcgtttacatccctcacaaagggataactTTCCCAATCACCCTCTgtatcattctttccttcttttctaaatgttggagaatgtacattctttaaaaagagaatgattaCTGTTACAATTATTAGAACAGGTTATTATATCTTAACCATAATACTTTTCATGTACTTAGACCTTAGACCTGACT
Proteins encoded in this window:
- the LOC117016707 gene encoding transcription elongation factor A protein-like 4 — protein: MDKLGNESEAIPENQVKMENQEQPQDAGKPEMACTLEDKEKLEKEEKIENKGKIEDEEILNDKDKPEEGKPKEEGEPESEGKPESQGKLESQGKPKEEGNPENEGKPENEGKPKEEEQPASEPRAAVKRPAGDDIPKKAKRKTNKGLAQCLKEYKEAIHDMHLSNEEMIREFDEMARVEDEVKKTRQKLGGFMWMQKSLQDPFHPRGPRELRGGCRAPQRGFEDIPFV